The Peribacillus sp. FSL E2-0218 genome contains a region encoding:
- a CDS encoding amino acid permease: MEKNKLRRELSSNQITMIAMGCAIGTGLFLGSGLAISTAGPSVLISYAIGAFIVLLLMGCLAEMTVAYPTSGSFGTIAEKYISPFAGFVVRYSYWIANVLAIGVEVSAVAVYMKYWFPDVPGIIWIILFAALLIYVNATSVNTFGNFEYLFSMIKISAIVIFILLGAYVVIGAEPASGIGVENYTNHDGFLPFGFWGLWVAIFISLFSFLGTELIAVTAGEAKDPDIAVPKALKATVFRLATFYVLTIGIMLMIVPWQDAGMDKSPFVRVMEILNIPGASGIMNFIILTAALSAMNSQLYASTRMIFSLSEQRQAPAFFRKVRQNGVPIRALLISTLGIFLAAGVKVLLPDTSYAFMMGISMFGAILTWFMVFISHLYFRKSWEKTGGRKLPVRMHGFPYLTILGALLLLALTVSTWFTGPFKIVLQFGVPWLIFLCIVYTFMLKIKRK; encoded by the coding sequence ATGGAAAAGAATAAACTGCGTCGTGAATTATCATCAAATCAAATCACCATGATTGCCATGGGTTGTGCAATAGGCACGGGCTTATTTCTGGGCAGCGGCCTTGCGATTTCGACAGCAGGCCCGAGTGTCTTGATCAGCTATGCGATAGGTGCCTTCATTGTCCTTCTTTTAATGGGCTGTTTGGCAGAAATGACGGTAGCCTATCCAACATCGGGATCCTTTGGCACGATTGCCGAAAAATATATCAGTCCATTTGCTGGTTTTGTTGTGAGGTATTCGTATTGGATCGCGAATGTCCTGGCAATTGGGGTTGAAGTGAGTGCCGTAGCAGTATATATGAAATACTGGTTTCCTGATGTACCTGGGATTATTTGGATCATTCTTTTTGCGGCCCTGCTGATCTATGTAAATGCAACAAGCGTCAATACATTCGGAAATTTCGAGTATCTGTTTTCTATGATAAAAATAAGCGCCATCGTCATCTTCATTTTACTGGGAGCGTATGTGGTCATCGGTGCCGAGCCTGCAAGCGGAATCGGCGTGGAGAACTATACCAATCACGATGGGTTTTTGCCATTTGGGTTCTGGGGCCTTTGGGTGGCCATCTTCATATCTCTCTTCAGCTTTTTAGGGACAGAGCTGATTGCCGTGACCGCAGGGGAAGCAAAGGACCCTGATATTGCCGTACCGAAAGCTTTAAAGGCGACTGTTTTCCGACTCGCAACGTTTTATGTACTGACAATCGGAATCATGTTAATGATTGTCCCGTGGCAAGATGCTGGCATGGATAAAAGTCCTTTTGTCAGGGTGATGGAAATCCTGAATATACCCGGTGCATCGGGTATCATGAATTTCATTATTTTAACGGCAGCTTTATCAGCCATGAATAGCCAATTATACGCCTCCACCCGGATGATATTTTCATTATCCGAGCAAAGGCAGGCCCCGGCATTTTTTCGGAAAGTAAGACAAAATGGAGTTCCGATAAGGGCCTTGCTCATATCTACTTTGGGCATTTTCCTTGCTGCAGGTGTAAAGGTCCTTCTTCCTGATACCTCCTATGCGTTCATGATGGGCATATCGATGTTCGGTGCCATCTTGACCTGGTTCATGGTTTTCATCTCGCATTTATATTTCAGGAAGAGCTGGGAAAAAACAGGCGGGCGTAAATTACCGGTAAGAATGCACGGTTTTCCATATTTAACGATACTTGGCGCCTTGCTTTTGCTTGCATTGACGGTATCCACTTGGTTTACTGGCCCATTTAAAATCGTTCTCCAGTTTGGTGTGCCGTGGTTGATTTTTCTTTGCATCGTTTACACATTCATGCTGAAAATCAAGAGAAAGTGA
- the nadD gene encoding nicotinate (nicotinamide) nucleotide adenylyltransferase — MGKIGIYGSSFDPVTNVHLWTASTIAHRAKLDKVIFLPCANGRIDKQMKTSNEHRWEMLGMAIEDNPLFEVSDYEINERAGTGKQYTWYTMEFFKSQYPSDEVYFIMGADLLDDMDNQDQPVHLRWKFREKLIANHKFIVMARDGIDMLKIISKSPLLRNYDDGNTFHLIDKGLSMEISSTYIRDEFSMGGEPRYLLPDRCYQYILDKKLYRKDTMP, encoded by the coding sequence ATGGGTAAGATTGGAATTTATGGTTCTTCCTTCGATCCAGTCACAAATGTTCATTTATGGACAGCATCGACGATTGCGCATCGTGCAAAGCTGGACAAGGTGATTTTTTTACCTTGTGCAAATGGGCGCATCGATAAACAAATGAAAACGAGTAATGAACATCGTTGGGAAATGCTTGGCATGGCCATAGAGGATAATCCGCTTTTCGAAGTGAGTGATTATGAAATCAATGAACGTGCAGGTACGGGGAAACAATACACCTGGTATACGATGGAGTTCTTTAAATCACAGTATCCAAGTGACGAAGTGTATTTCATAATGGGTGCCGATTTACTGGATGATATGGATAATCAGGATCAGCCGGTGCACTTACGATGGAAATTCAGGGAAAAATTGATTGCCAATCATAAATTCATCGTCATGGCACGTGATGGGATAGACATGCTGAAAATCATTTCCAAGAGTCCGTTGCTTAGGAATTATGATGATGGCAATACCTTTCACCTTATCGATAAAGGCCTTTCCATGGAAATCAGTTCTACCTATATAAGGGATGAATTCTCGATGGGGGGAGAGCCAAGATATTTGCTGCCTGATCGGTGTTATCAATATATTTTGGATAAGAAGCTGTATCGAAAAGATACCATGCCTTAA
- a CDS encoding sulfate ABC transporter substrate-binding protein — translation MKKLMVWSSVILAFGLLAGCNSSEKTEGDGKSKKVELLNVSYDPTRELYQEFNEAFAKHWKEESGQDVTIQQSHGGSGKQGRAVIDGLEADVVTLALAYDIDAIHEASNLLAKDWQKRLPENSTPYTSTIVFLVKKDNPKGIKDWDDLIKKDVSVITPNPKTSGGARWNYLAAWAFAEKKYDNDEAKVKDFMKKLYQNVEVLDSGARGATTTFVERGIGDVLIAWENEAYLTLKEFGDDKYEIVNPSISILAEPPVAVVDEVVKKKGTKKVAEAYLKYLYTDAGQEIAAKNFYRPRDEKVLAKYQDQFAKIDMVTVDGKFGGWKKAQETHFNDGGTFDEIYQPK, via the coding sequence ATGAAAAAGTTGATGGTGTGGTCAAGTGTAATTTTAGCCTTCGGTTTACTTGCGGGATGCAATTCGTCGGAAAAAACGGAGGGAGACGGAAAATCGAAAAAGGTTGAGCTATTGAATGTGTCATATGATCCGACACGGGAATTGTATCAGGAATTCAATGAGGCGTTTGCGAAGCATTGGAAAGAAGAGTCCGGTCAGGATGTTACGATTCAACAATCCCATGGCGGTTCCGGGAAACAAGGCAGGGCTGTCATCGATGGCTTGGAAGCGGATGTCGTAACATTGGCACTTGCTTATGATATTGATGCCATTCATGAAGCCAGTAACCTATTGGCGAAAGATTGGCAAAAACGCTTACCGGAAAACTCGACGCCATATACATCAACGATCGTGTTTTTGGTGAAAAAAGATAATCCAAAAGGAATTAAAGATTGGGATGATTTAATCAAGAAGGATGTATCGGTCATTACACCAAATCCAAAGACTAGCGGGGGAGCAAGGTGGAACTACTTGGCTGCGTGGGCTTTTGCCGAGAAGAAATACGATAATGACGAAGCAAAAGTGAAGGATTTCATGAAGAAACTTTATCAGAATGTTGAGGTTTTGGATTCTGGAGCACGCGGTGCTACGACCACATTTGTGGAGCGGGGAATCGGCGACGTCCTGATTGCTTGGGAGAATGAAGCCTATTTGACGCTTAAGGAGTTCGGTGATGATAAATATGAAATCGTCAATCCGTCAATCAGTATTCTAGCTGAGCCTCCAGTAGCTGTTGTCGATGAAGTGGTCAAGAAAAAAGGAACAAAAAAAGTGGCTGAAGCCTATTTGAAATACCTTTATACAGATGCCGGTCAGGAAATTGCCGCGAAAAACTTCTATCGTCCTAGGGATGAGAAGGTTCTCGCCAAATATCAAGACCAATTTGCCAAGATCGATATGGTGACGGTGGATGGCAAGTTTGGCGGATGGAAAAAAGCCCAAGAAACACACTTCAATGACGGCGGTACATTCGACGAGATTTATCAACCCAAATAA
- the cysT gene encoding sulfate ABC transporter permease subunit CysT, translated as MTIMTEGKRKNKRTIPGFGLTMGFTLLYLTIIVLIPLSMVFLNTFSMGLQEFWATITEPRVVASYKLSFMTALTAAFVNAVFGVLIAWVLTRYEFPGKRIIDGLVDLPFALPTAVAGITLTTLYSPNGWIGQFFSFKIAFTPAGIIIALIFIGLPFVVRMVQPVLENIEKGMEEASASLGANRMQTFIKIIFPELIPAILTGFALSFARALGEYGSVVFIAGNMPFKTEISPLIIMTKLEQYDYEGATAVAAVMLVITFLILFTINVLQWWTGKRYSGK; from the coding sequence ATGACTATAATGACAGAAGGAAAACGGAAGAATAAAAGGACCATACCCGGTTTTGGATTGACGATGGGTTTTACGCTGCTGTATCTTACCATCATCGTTTTGATCCCGTTATCGATGGTTTTTCTGAATACGTTTTCGATGGGATTACAGGAGTTCTGGGCGACCATAACAGAACCAAGGGTAGTCGCCTCGTATAAATTGAGTTTTATGACAGCGTTAACTGCGGCATTCGTGAACGCGGTTTTTGGTGTTTTAATTGCATGGGTGCTCACTCGCTATGAGTTTCCGGGTAAACGGATCATCGATGGATTGGTTGATTTGCCTTTTGCCCTCCCGACTGCTGTCGCAGGGATAACCTTGACGACCTTGTATTCACCGAATGGGTGGATCGGCCAATTCTTTAGCTTTAAAATTGCATTCACCCCTGCAGGGATCATCATAGCCCTCATATTCATCGGCCTTCCATTCGTGGTCCGGATGGTTCAACCAGTGCTTGAGAATATCGAAAAAGGAATGGAAGAAGCCTCGGCTTCCCTTGGGGCGAATCGCATGCAAACATTCATAAAAATAATTTTCCCCGAACTGATTCCAGCGATTCTGACTGGCTTTGCGCTTTCATTTGCAAGGGCGCTGGGAGAGTATGGATCCGTAGTCTTCATTGCCGGAAACATGCCATTTAAAACGGAGATTTCGCCGCTGATCATCATGACAAAGCTCGAACAGTATGATTATGAGGGTGCCACGGCGGTAGCGGCAGTGATGCTCGTCATTACATTTCTGATCTTGTTCACCATCAATGTCCTGCAGTGGTGGACAGGCAAAAGATACTCAGGGAAGTAG
- the cysW gene encoding sulfate ABC transporter permease subunit CysW, with protein sequence MEHDHSVVAKTNGPVKITKNAIKEPKSIQWILISIVLLFLTLFLVVPLIAIFVKAFEKGADAYLAAIAHPDSLAAIKLTLIVVLITVPLNAVFGVVAAWTITKYDFKGKNFLITLIDLPFSVSPVIAGLIFVLLFGLHGALGPVLQTLGLKVIFSIPGIVIASIFITFPFIARELIPLMQSQGTSEEEASLTLGAGGFKTFWYVTLPNIKWGLLYGVILCNARTIGEFGAVSVVSGHIRGMTNTMPLHIEILYNEYQFSAAFAVASLMSIFAIITLIIKSFIEWKTDFKSTKAS encoded by the coding sequence GTGGAACATGATCATTCAGTTGTTGCAAAAACGAATGGACCTGTCAAGATCACGAAAAACGCAATAAAAGAGCCAAAATCAATACAGTGGATCCTTATTTCCATTGTCTTGCTGTTTTTGACGTTGTTTTTAGTCGTCCCATTAATCGCCATTTTTGTAAAGGCGTTTGAAAAAGGAGCAGATGCTTATTTGGCGGCAATAGCCCATCCGGATTCATTGGCGGCAATCAAGTTAACATTGATCGTCGTCCTCATCACGGTGCCACTCAATGCCGTTTTTGGGGTAGTGGCTGCGTGGACGATAACTAAATATGATTTTAAGGGGAAAAACTTCCTGATAACGCTGATAGATTTACCTTTTTCGGTCTCTCCTGTCATCGCCGGTTTGATTTTTGTCCTTCTATTCGGCTTACATGGGGCACTTGGTCCGGTGCTGCAAACGCTTGGCCTGAAAGTGATCTTCTCGATACCGGGGATAGTCATCGCCTCCATTTTCATCACTTTCCCGTTCATTGCTCGTGAGTTGATCCCGCTCATGCAAAGCCAGGGAACTTCCGAAGAAGAGGCATCATTGACACTTGGTGCAGGAGGGTTCAAGACTTTTTGGTATGTCACGCTTCCTAATATTAAATGGGGCCTTTTATATGGCGTCATCCTGTGCAACGCAAGGACGATAGGGGAATTCGGCGCGGTATCGGTCGTATCCGGCCATATAAGGGGAATGACGAACACGATGCCGCTTCATATTGAAATCTTATACAATGAATATCAATTTTCAGCAGCGTTTGCCGTTGCATCCCTGATGTCCATATTTGCCATCATCACCTTGATCATCAAAAGCTTCATTGAATGGAAAACGGACTTCAAATCGACAAAAGCGAGCTAG
- a CDS encoding sulfate/molybdate ABC transporter ATP-binding protein has product MSIIVENITKYYGSYQALTNINLEIKSGELIALLGPSGSGKTSLLRIIAGLEQAENGSILFNEENYTHKHVKDRNVGFVFQHYALFRNMTIFDNIAYGLKVRPRKIRPGKKEIEQKVIELLQLVKLEGYKDRYPSQLSGGQRQRVALARALAVEPNILLLDEPFGALDAKVRKELRRWLRRLHDEFNVTSVFVTHDQEEAMDVADRVVIMNEGKIEQVGTPEEVYDHPINPFVYDFLGSVNLFKGNVQQGKLVTGNVEMNAPDSEDGVSTGYVRAHNFIIETEASGKDSIASIIDHIHTMGAIVRIEVIREDTNEPLEVELTKEHYIQLGLRKGAKVFVRPKELKVFVDYMAGI; this is encoded by the coding sequence ATGAGCATCATCGTTGAAAACATTACAAAATATTATGGATCATATCAAGCTCTTACCAACATCAATTTGGAAATTAAGAGCGGGGAACTCATCGCTCTTCTTGGCCCATCCGGATCTGGGAAAACATCATTATTGCGCATCATTGCGGGGCTTGAGCAGGCAGAGAATGGGAGTATCCTATTCAATGAGGAAAATTACACACATAAGCATGTAAAGGATCGAAATGTTGGTTTCGTCTTCCAGCATTATGCCCTTTTTCGCAATATGACCATATTCGATAATATTGCTTACGGTTTAAAGGTCCGCCCCAGAAAAATAAGACCAGGTAAAAAAGAGATTGAACAAAAAGTGATCGAGTTGCTTCAGCTCGTCAAGTTGGAAGGATATAAAGATCGTTACCCATCCCAGCTATCCGGCGGCCAGCGCCAGCGTGTAGCTTTGGCAAGGGCCCTTGCGGTCGAACCTAACATACTTTTGCTTGATGAACCATTTGGGGCATTGGATGCCAAGGTTCGCAAAGAACTCAGGCGCTGGTTGAGAAGGCTTCATGATGAATTCAATGTGACGAGTGTGTTCGTGACGCATGATCAAGAAGAAGCGATGGATGTCGCCGACAGGGTGGTCATCATGAATGAAGGGAAAATTGAACAGGTCGGAACGCCCGAAGAAGTATATGATCACCCGATCAATCCATTTGTTTATGATTTTCTTGGCAGTGTCAATCTTTTCAAGGGGAACGTCCAACAAGGGAAATTGGTAACGGGGAATGTGGAAATGAATGCGCCTGACAGTGAAGATGGCGTCAGCACAGGGTATGTGAGGGCGCATAATTTCATCATCGAAACAGAAGCGTCAGGAAAGGATTCGATAGCCTCCATCATCGATCATATTCATACGATGGGAGCCATCGTCCGCATCGAAGTGATCCGCGAGGATACGAACGAACCGCTTGAAGTCGAGCTGACCAAAGAGCATTATATTCAGCTTGGATTAAGAAAAGGCGCAAAAGTGTTTGTCAGGCCAAAAGAGCTGAAAGTCTTTGTCGACTATATGGCTGGAATTTAA
- a CDS encoding NlpC/P60 family protein yields the protein MSLKKKLIVLNTTIMLGLGSAFALPSVKAESISDIQSQRTGIQSDISEAEQVIKELKKEQSKMISQIAQIENAMKANDEKIKETKQEIKDTEKAIESLKKEIKALEDRIAKREEVLKERAVSFQESGGDVDYLEVVLGSKSFGEFVNRVGAVATIVEADQQILSEQEADKADLEKKQASVEKKLQNLKDMELELKGMQSQIEDQKEEMIEMKAKSEKKESEAEALKQALENKDAGLEAQIASIRENIKKEEERKAAEKADLDRAAQEVNSSSDESSKGESSSSSSSNAGSSSSSKEPASSSDSSKSSSADKPAASKPAASKTENVSKPSSANTGSAITAGYKYIGNSTYKFGGGRTASDIANGLFDCSGFVAWAYKQAGVNLPASTGALTSAGTQVSKSQMQPGDLVFFNTYKTDGHVGIYVGGGKFIGSQSSTGVAVANMSSGYWADKFNGRVVRVN from the coding sequence ATGAGCTTGAAGAAAAAACTTATCGTATTGAACACGACAATTATGCTCGGTTTAGGTAGCGCTTTTGCATTACCGTCAGTGAAAGCCGAGTCAATCTCAGACATTCAATCACAGCGTACAGGAATTCAATCGGACATATCAGAAGCAGAGCAAGTCATCAAGGAATTGAAAAAAGAACAATCGAAAATGATTTCCCAAATTGCCCAGATTGAAAATGCAATGAAGGCAAATGACGAGAAAATCAAAGAAACGAAGCAAGAAATCAAAGATACTGAAAAAGCGATAGAGTCACTAAAGAAAGAAATTAAAGCTTTGGAAGATAGAATCGCTAAACGCGAGGAAGTTTTGAAAGAACGTGCGGTTTCATTCCAAGAGAGCGGCGGGGACGTTGATTACCTGGAAGTCGTTTTAGGTTCGAAAAGCTTTGGTGAGTTCGTTAACCGTGTTGGCGCAGTGGCAACGATCGTGGAAGCTGACCAGCAAATCCTTAGCGAGCAGGAAGCGGATAAAGCTGACCTAGAGAAAAAACAAGCGTCTGTAGAGAAAAAATTGCAAAACCTGAAAGATATGGAATTAGAGCTTAAAGGCATGCAATCCCAGATTGAGGACCAAAAAGAAGAAATGATCGAAATGAAGGCAAAGAGTGAAAAGAAAGAATCGGAAGCAGAAGCCCTTAAACAGGCTTTAGAGAATAAAGATGCTGGACTTGAAGCACAAATTGCATCGATTCGTGAAAATATCAAAAAAGAAGAAGAGCGTAAAGCAGCAGAGAAAGCAGATCTTGATCGTGCTGCACAAGAAGTGAATTCTTCTAGTGATGAATCATCTAAAGGAGAATCGTCGTCGTCAAGTTCTTCTAACGCTGGATCATCAAGTTCGTCTAAAGAACCAGCTTCTTCTTCTGATTCATCTAAGAGCAGTTCTGCTGACAAACCTGCAGCCAGCAAGCCAGCAGCCAGTAAAACTGAAAACGTAAGCAAGCCAAGCAGTGCAAATACAGGCTCTGCCATTACAGCAGGCTATAAATATATCGGTAACTCGACTTATAAATTCGGTGGCGGAAGAACGGCATCCGATATTGCTAACGGATTATTCGATTGTTCAGGTTTCGTTGCATGGGCTTATAAACAAGCGGGCGTGAATCTTCCAGCAAGTACGGGAGCATTGACAAGCGCGGGAACTCAAGTTTCTAAAAGCCAAATGCAGCCTGGGGATTTAGTATTCTTCAATACGTATAAAACGGATGGGCATGTCGGCATCTATGTCGGCGGTGGCAAATTCATCGGTTCGCAAAGTTCTACAGGTGTTGCAGTCGCCAATATGTCAAGCGGATATTGGGCGGATAAATTCAACGGCCGTGTGGTACGTGTAAACTAA
- a CDS encoding YxcD family protein, translating into MERLKISEQDIINAVCVYIARKKQVQPNEVEVELMYDDDYGFSAEAFVDGRKQVLITINLIEALRLWLDEYLNKDPYSGIELVLDDEEGIVAMVSESNR; encoded by the coding sequence ATGGAGAGGCTAAAGATATCGGAACAAGATATCATCAATGCCGTTTGCGTTTACATTGCTCGTAAAAAGCAGGTACAACCCAATGAAGTAGAAGTGGAATTGATGTATGATGATGATTATGGCTTTTCGGCGGAAGCATTCGTCGATGGGCGAAAACAAGTGTTAATTACCATCAATCTGATAGAAGCACTTCGTTTATGGCTTGATGAATATTTGAATAAAGATCCTTATTCCGGCATTGAACTCGTTCTGGATGATGAAGAAGGCATAGTGGCCATGGTAAGCGAAAGCAATAGATAA
- a CDS encoding aldose 1-epimerase has translation MTGYIEDTTFIKEEALKFGNEHVEGILVPALGSNLLSLKLKHKDIQVLRTPDCSEDYKKLPILYGMPILFPPNRIEDGQFTYKHTTYRFPINEREKSNHIHGFLHDKPWNVIKREVIGNKVLIKTEFSSRDFPYLKKSFPQDIVVNMSLILIDDGLEVQLEILNNGLEPFPWGAGYHTVFNFPFGAESQIGNCRIALPVNKHWELNERSLPTGKIGESANKKEIQNGFCLEGRLFDDIFSYDEESNLNNECILTDQEAGVQVIYHVDHHYKFWVLFNQDGFVCPEPYTWVTNAPNLDLSAGFTGVKDLGTGEKVLLKTKLVLKEI, from the coding sequence GTGACAGGTTACATAGAAGATACGACTTTCATTAAGGAAGAGGCCCTGAAATTCGGTAATGAACATGTGGAAGGAATACTTGTACCAGCATTGGGAAGCAATCTTCTTTCATTGAAGCTCAAGCATAAGGATATTCAAGTGCTGCGGACCCCCGATTGTTCTGAGGACTATAAAAAACTCCCGATATTATACGGGATGCCCATTTTATTTCCGCCAAACCGAATCGAAGATGGCCAATTTACTTATAAGCACACAACTTATAGGTTCCCTATCAATGAAAGGGAGAAGTCGAATCACATCCACGGATTTTTGCATGATAAGCCATGGAACGTCATCAAAAGGGAGGTAATCGGGAATAAAGTCCTCATCAAGACTGAGTTTTCTAGCCGGGATTTTCCTTATCTCAAAAAAAGCTTTCCGCAAGATATCGTGGTCAATATGTCATTGATATTAATCGATGATGGATTGGAGGTCCAATTGGAAATCCTCAATAACGGCCTTGAACCCTTTCCTTGGGGAGCCGGTTATCATACGGTATTCAATTTTCCTTTTGGAGCGGAAAGCCAAATCGGGAATTGCCGCATAGCTCTTCCTGTCAACAAGCATTGGGAATTGAATGAACGGTCTTTGCCCACTGGTAAAATCGGGGAATCGGCCAATAAAAAAGAAATCCAAAATGGATTTTGCCTGGAAGGACGGCTGTTTGATGATATATTCAGCTATGATGAGGAAAGCAATCTGAATAACGAATGCATACTTACGGATCAAGAGGCCGGCGTGCAGGTCATTTATCATGTCGACCATCATTATAAATTTTGGGTATTGTTCAATCAGGATGGGTTCGTATGCCCTGAACCCTATACATGGGTAACGAATGCACCCAATCTTGATTTGTCAGCTGGATTCACCGGGGTGAAGGATCTGGGAACAGGGGAAAAAGTTTTGCTGAAAACGAAACTGGTGTTGAAGGAGATATGA
- a CDS encoding amino acid permease: MVNKKWGLLILTTFVVGNMVGGGIFMLPAQLAQVSSPLGATLAWIVTGLGVFLIALVFGNLAVRKPELKAGPQSYAQSLFKSPAKGRISGYSMAWGYWAANWAATASVIISFAGYLSTFFPVMHSTKVIYSAGSFQLELGRALTFAVCTIVLWGIQAILVRSFNSAGKLNLFATITKVIGFLFFIIITIFIFDSSNLGNGGEFYDKAGTSISLGAQVNAAAISALWAFIGIEAAVMLSNRAKSQTDVKKATIIGLLIAVSIYIGITLLTMGAISQEELKVSQKPLVDALQSVVGSSGTYLMAALAVISLLGSTIGWIVVASEVPYQAAKSDLFPAYFGKANKNGTPVRSMTITNIMTQIFLFSTISGTILEAYKFSMIVATLAYLIPYLASVLYQLKLVLTGETYDIMKGSRVRDGAITILALVYSIWVVKTGTADMHTFILGIALYVLGLLLYPLWMRKKA; encoded by the coding sequence ATGGTAAATAAAAAATGGGGTTTATTGATCTTAACCACTTTCGTAGTTGGAAATATGGTCGGCGGCGGAATCTTCATGCTACCTGCCCAATTAGCACAGGTATCCAGTCCATTAGGGGCAACATTGGCCTGGATCGTTACAGGACTTGGTGTATTCTTAATAGCGCTCGTATTCGGCAACTTGGCTGTCCGGAAACCGGAGTTGAAGGCAGGTCCTCAAAGCTATGCTCAATCATTGTTTAAATCCCCTGCAAAAGGAAGGATTTCAGGCTATAGCATGGCTTGGGGATATTGGGCGGCGAATTGGGCGGCGACAGCATCCGTCATCATTTCATTTGCTGGATATCTATCGACGTTTTTTCCTGTGATGCATAGTACGAAAGTGATTTATTCAGCGGGTTCCTTCCAACTGGAGCTTGGAAGAGCGCTGACATTTGCAGTATGTACCATCGTCCTTTGGGGGATTCAGGCAATCCTCGTAAGGAGCTTTAACAGCGCTGGTAAACTGAATCTTTTTGCTACGATTACAAAAGTGATCGGATTCTTGTTTTTCATCATCATCACGATATTCATCTTTGATTCTTCCAACCTAGGAAACGGCGGCGAATTTTATGATAAGGCAGGTACATCGATTTCTTTAGGTGCTCAAGTTAATGCTGCTGCGATTTCAGCTTTATGGGCCTTCATCGGGATTGAAGCGGCCGTCATGCTTTCAAACCGTGCCAAATCACAAACTGATGTAAAAAAAGCGACAATCATTGGTTTGCTTATCGCCGTTTCCATTTATATAGGCATCACTTTATTGACGATGGGTGCCATTTCACAAGAAGAACTGAAGGTTTCACAAAAACCGCTCGTAGACGCATTGCAATCGGTAGTCGGCTCAAGCGGCACCTATTTGATGGCCGCTCTTGCCGTCATCTCGCTATTGGGTTCTACGATCGGATGGATTGTCGTTGCATCTGAAGTTCCATACCAAGCAGCGAAATCAGATCTTTTTCCTGCCTATTTCGGCAAAGCGAACAAAAATGGCACTCCTGTCCGATCCATGACAATAACGAATATCATGACACAGATTTTCTTATTCTCGACCATTTCCGGTACGATTTTGGAAGCCTATAAATTCTCCATGATCGTCGCAACACTTGCCTACTTGATTCCTTATCTTGCATCGGTCCTGTATCAATTGAAGTTGGTCTTGACTGGGGAAACCTATGACATCATGAAGGGTTCAAGGGTTCGCGATGGGGCCATCACCATCCTAGCATTAGTGTACTCCATCTGGGTCGTCAAGACAGGCACAGCCGATATGCACACATTCATACTTGGCATTGCCCTCTACGTACTTGGACTGCTTCTATACCCGCTGTGGATGAGAAAAAAAGCATAA
- a CDS encoding YezD family protein: MEKKEELKIRHIISSLESLQYGSVIITVHDGEITQVDTTEKKRFPLGKGRAVKAR, encoded by the coding sequence ATGGAAAAGAAAGAAGAACTGAAAATCAGGCATATCATTTCAAGTTTGGAATCTCTTCAATATGGATCCGTGATCATAACGGTCCACGATGGGGAAATCACCCAGGTGGATACAACTGAAAAGAAACGGTTCCCATTAGGAAAGGGCCGGGCTGTAAAAGCTAGATGA